A single Acidimicrobiales bacterium DNA region contains:
- a CDS encoding phytanoyl-CoA dioxygenase family protein, whose translation MGVRASIRRGALTVGRTGPMQRLLRLYEDQGLVAPAVVATDDAEARARRDLWDRYLPRLPQPTLEDLTEHLDDSDLPPLDRAGVDPSTLTADQRQWWEEGFVLKEGFIPDDLLDAYWARRSQLEDLGGWPQGAPYLTVPEALNLSVYRPLVDLLGELIGEPMAVNLNLTGIVSTERNWHQDDYLNYSGTKSWYCAVWFAVKDIDPESGPFQYVPGSHRWPVVRRDRIRLFLPPEDREGNQWPKKTEAILDPVLIEEIARRGAEVRTFLGKKGDVLIWHGRLVHRGSPPAVPGTIRHSFIAHYTGINHWANGPNVGHHPDGGMYFLDA comes from the coding sequence ATGGGCGTGCGGGCAAGTATCCGGCGCGGCGCGCTTACCGTCGGCCGCACCGGTCCGATGCAGCGACTGCTGCGGTTGTACGAAGACCAAGGGCTCGTGGCCCCCGCCGTGGTCGCGACGGACGACGCCGAGGCACGCGCTCGGCGCGACCTGTGGGACCGCTACCTTCCCCGGCTGCCGCAACCGACGCTCGAGGACTTGACCGAGCACCTCGACGACTCCGACTTGCCACCGCTCGACCGCGCCGGCGTAGACCCCTCGACCCTGACCGCCGACCAGCGTCAATGGTGGGAGGAGGGCTTCGTGCTGAAGGAGGGGTTCATCCCCGACGACCTCCTCGACGCCTACTGGGCCCGGCGCAGCCAGCTCGAGGACCTCGGCGGCTGGCCGCAGGGCGCGCCCTACCTGACGGTGCCCGAGGCGCTCAACCTGTCCGTGTACCGTCCCCTCGTCGATCTGCTCGGTGAACTCATCGGCGAACCGATGGCAGTGAACCTGAATCTCACGGGCATCGTGAGCACCGAACGCAACTGGCACCAGGACGACTACCTGAACTATTCGGGCACGAAGAGTTGGTACTGCGCCGTGTGGTTCGCCGTGAAGGACATCGATCCAGAAAGCGGGCCGTTCCAGTACGTGCCCGGCTCGCACCGGTGGCCCGTGGTGCGCCGCGACCGCATCCGCCTGTTCTTGCCGCCCGAGGACCGCGAGGGCAACCAGTGGCCCAAGAAGACCGAGGCGATCCTCGACCCGGTCCTGATCGAGGAGATCGCCCGCCGCGGCGCCGAGGTGCGGACCTTCCTCGGCAAGAAGGGTGACGTCCTCATCTGGCACGGTCGCCTGGTGCATCGCGGCAGTCCGCCGGCGGTGCCCGGCACGATCCGCCACAGCTTCATCGCCCACTACACCGGCATCAACCACTGGGCCAACGGCCCCAACGTCGGCCACCACCCCGACGGCGGCATGTACTTCTTAGACGCCTAG